A region of Spiribacter roseus DNA encodes the following proteins:
- a CDS encoding flavin monoamine oxidase family protein, with product MIETELAIVGAGLAGMTAARTAFEAGTRPLILEAGHRIGGRIEGLPDADGRVVGDLGPSWVWPAFQPGIQRWLDRLDLPVFDQYEHGDAVLDGFAPTPMRHQLPGQFGMARIVGGPSRLVEAMAAPLDAGCFHYGSPVESIRQRDDGRLEVHRQSGPPVIAGQVLVAAPPRRVAERITLPASIDPGLHRALAGQSTWMAAQAKAIIQYAHPFWRDAGLSGRIASRVGPLFEAHDHTSAEGDAALFGFISTPLSERRGRSLEQPIIDQLTRCLGPQAAQPEAVVIRDWAMDDTVCSEADRREPPAHPSVGPATLRAPHLGGRLWFCAAETADQSTGLLEGALLAGEAAARGALEQRPQVA from the coding sequence GGCACCCGGCCGCTCATCCTCGAGGCGGGGCATCGCATCGGCGGGCGCATCGAGGGCCTGCCCGACGCCGATGGACGCGTAGTTGGCGATCTCGGCCCTTCGTGGGTGTGGCCGGCCTTTCAGCCGGGCATCCAGCGCTGGCTGGACCGCCTCGATCTGCCAGTCTTCGATCAGTACGAGCACGGCGACGCGGTCCTCGATGGGTTCGCGCCGACCCCCATGCGCCATCAACTGCCCGGGCAGTTCGGCATGGCGCGCATCGTCGGCGGCCCCAGCCGACTGGTCGAGGCGATGGCAGCGCCGCTGGACGCGGGTTGTTTCCACTATGGCTCACCGGTCGAGTCGATCCGCCAGCGTGATGACGGCCGCCTCGAAGTCCACCGGCAGTCCGGTCCGCCGGTGATTGCCGGGCAGGTTCTGGTGGCGGCGCCGCCCCGGCGGGTTGCCGAGCGCATCACCCTGCCTGCTTCGATCGATCCGGGACTCCACCGGGCCCTTGCCGGGCAATCGACCTGGATGGCAGCTCAGGCCAAGGCGATCATCCAGTATGCACACCCATTCTGGCGTGATGCGGGACTTTCGGGCCGTATCGCCAGCCGCGTCGGGCCGCTTTTCGAGGCCCATGACCACACCAGTGCCGAGGGCGATGCCGCGCTGTTCGGATTTATCTCGACCCCGCTTTCCGAGCGCCGGGGGCGATCGCTGGAGCAGCCGATCATCGATCAGCTCACGCGCTGCCTCGGGCCGCAGGCCGCGCAGCCCGAGGCCGTGGTGATCCGCGACTGGGCCATGGATGACACGGTCTGTTCCGAGGCCGATCGCCGCGAGCCACCGGCCCACCCCTCAGTGGGGCCTGCGACACTGCGGGCCCCGCACCTGGGCGGACGGTTGTGGTTCTGCGCAGCGGAAACGGCCGACCAGAGCACGGGCCTGCTGGAGGGCGCGCTGCTGGCCGGCGAAGCCGCCGCCCGAGGCGCTCTGGAGCAACGCCCTCAGGTGGCATGA
- a CDS encoding amino acid ABC transporter permease, with translation MSSDPTPLKPGNPKPWNDPRVRSVAFQLIAIAAVAWIGYSLFQNTISNMESRGIRTGFGFLNETAGFGIIMSLIDYNETMTYARTFLVGLTNTLLVSGLGILFATIVGFIVGIARLSTNWLVAKLALAYIEIFRNVPLLLQIFFWYFAVLGTLPGPRQALDVGGVAFLSNRGIIIPRPVFEAGAGWIGIALIIALIASAVMVTWARRRQAATGRIFPAFPLASALILGLPALAYFVMGRPVGWDIPAMGGFNFSGGITAIPELGALLLALTIYTATFIAEIVRSGIVSVSSGQTEAALALGLPPRRVLRLVVIPQALRVIIPPLTSQYLNLTKNSSLAVAIGYPDLVNVFMGTSLNQTGQAVEIVAMTMAVYLAISLSISLLMNIYNRAVALKER, from the coding sequence ATGAGCAGCGACCCGACACCGCTTAAGCCGGGCAACCCCAAACCCTGGAATGATCCGCGCGTCCGCTCGGTGGCCTTCCAGCTCATCGCAATCGCCGCCGTGGCCTGGATCGGATACAGCCTTTTTCAGAATACGATCAGCAACATGGAAAGCCGGGGCATCCGCACCGGGTTCGGGTTTCTGAATGAAACCGCCGGCTTCGGCATCATCATGAGCCTGATCGATTACAACGAAACCATGACCTATGCCCGGACCTTTCTGGTCGGGCTGACCAATACCCTGCTGGTCTCAGGGCTGGGCATTCTTTTTGCGACGATCGTCGGATTCATCGTCGGCATCGCGCGGCTTTCCACCAACTGGCTCGTGGCAAAGCTCGCGCTCGCGTACATCGAGATCTTTCGTAACGTCCCGCTGCTGCTGCAGATCTTCTTCTGGTACTTCGCGGTGCTCGGCACCCTGCCCGGCCCGCGGCAGGCCCTCGATGTCGGCGGTGTCGCCTTTCTGAGCAACCGCGGAATCATCATCCCCCGGCCCGTGTTCGAGGCCGGCGCGGGATGGATCGGCATTGCGTTGATCATCGCGCTGATCGCCTCGGCCGTGATGGTCACCTGGGCGCGCCGCCGTCAGGCCGCGACCGGCCGGATCTTTCCGGCGTTTCCCCTGGCGTCCGCGCTGATCCTCGGCCTCCCGGCGCTCGCCTACTTCGTCATGGGGCGGCCGGTGGGGTGGGATATTCCGGCCATGGGCGGATTCAACTTCTCAGGCGGCATCACCGCCATTCCCGAACTGGGTGCCCTGCTTCTGGCGCTGACGATCTATACCGCGACTTTCATCGCCGAAATCGTCCGCTCGGGCATCGTCTCGGTCAGCAGCGGCCAGACCGAAGCCGCCCTGGCACTGGGACTGCCGCCGCGACGCGTATTGCGACTGGTGGTCATCCCTCAGGCGTTGCGCGTGATCATCCCGCCACTGACCAGTCAGTATCTTAACCTGACCAAGAACTCATCCCTGGCAGTGGCCATCGGCTATCCCGACCTGGTCAACGTATTCATGGGCACGTCCCTCAACCAGACCGGTCAGGCCGTGGAGATCGTCGCCATGACCATGGCGGTCTACCTGGCGATCAGCCTGAGCATTTCGCTTCTCATGAACATCTACAATCGCGCCGTGGCGCTGAAGGAGCGGTAG
- a CDS encoding TRAP transporter small permease subunit gives MSGRVMRGLLTLSGMIDALSDRVGRALRWVAMLMIALGVINVIGRYLGAELGMQLSSNALLEGQIQAFAVIFLLGSAYLLRHDGHIRVDILQSRFSARTRAWVDLLGALLALVPFCGVMLLNGVDYVALAWARGEVSPNPGGLPLYPIKTVILIGFALLLAQGISQAIKAAATLTGREAQ, from the coding sequence GTGAGTGGCCGTGTGATGCGCGGACTGCTGACGCTCTCAGGAATGATTGATGCGCTCAGCGACCGGGTGGGCCGGGCGCTGCGATGGGTGGCGATGCTGATGATCGCCCTCGGGGTGATCAACGTGATTGGCCGTTATCTGGGCGCGGAGCTCGGCATGCAGCTGTCCTCGAACGCCCTGCTCGAGGGCCAGATCCAGGCTTTCGCGGTGATCTTCCTGCTGGGTAGCGCCTATCTGCTCCGCCACGATGGGCACATCCGCGTCGACATTCTCCAGTCCCGATTCAGCGCCCGCACGCGGGCGTGGGTGGATCTGTTGGGTGCGCTGCTCGCGCTGGTGCCATTCTGTGGGGTCATGCTCCTCAATGGCGTCGACTATGTCGCCCTGGCCTGGGCGCGGGGCGAAGTCAGCCCTAACCCCGGGGGGTTGCCGCTCTACCCGATCAAGACCGTCATCCTGATCGGTTTCGCGCTGTTGCTGGCCCAGGGGATCAGTCAGGCGATCAAGGCCGCCGCCACGCTGACCGGGCGGGAGGCGCAATGA
- a CDS encoding iron-containing alcohol dehydrogenase produces the protein MSTAFDLHLPRHVRFGRDTAVEAVSTVFAHGRRALVVHGANAARAQWLVDGLTEMGTGCACLACPHEPDVGLIETGVALGRQADVDVVVGLGGGSVIDTAKAVAALIPAAGDVLDYLEVVGGGAALDATPLPFIALPTTAGTGTEATRNAVIDVPEARRKVSLRDPRLLPAVALVDPALTDHSPAAVTLASGLDAVTQVIEPYLSGQANRFTDALCRDAIPLGLTALRRLMAGEDPAARDDMAWVSLTGGLALANARLGAVHGLAGPLGGMTDLPHGAIAGALLPAALRANRAATHGATAARIRAVEGWIADALGCEADTAIDHLAQWSRTQGLPGLGSAGLARSDLPAIAAAAERSSSMKGNPVVLPAETLVAMMESAW, from the coding sequence ATGTCCACCGCCTTTGATCTGCACCTGCCCCGTCATGTCCGGTTTGGTCGGGATACGGCCGTCGAGGCGGTCAGTACCGTGTTCGCCCATGGCCGCCGGGCATTGGTCGTTCATGGTGCCAACGCCGCTCGGGCGCAGTGGCTGGTCGACGGACTGACGGAAATGGGCACCGGGTGCGCGTGCCTGGCCTGCCCCCACGAGCCCGATGTGGGTCTCATCGAGACCGGCGTGGCGCTGGGGCGTCAGGCCGACGTCGACGTGGTCGTGGGGTTGGGCGGCGGGTCCGTGATCGATACCGCCAAGGCGGTGGCGGCGCTCATCCCGGCCGCGGGGGATGTGCTGGACTATCTCGAGGTGGTGGGTGGCGGTGCCGCGTTGGATGCCACGCCGCTGCCGTTCATTGCCCTCCCCACGACGGCCGGCACTGGCACCGAGGCGACCCGCAACGCGGTGATTGACGTGCCCGAGGCCCGCCGCAAGGTGTCACTGCGTGATCCGCGTCTGCTCCCGGCAGTGGCCCTCGTCGATCCTGCCCTGACCGATCACTCACCGGCCGCGGTCACCCTGGCAAGCGGTCTCGACGCCGTGACGCAGGTGATTGAGCCGTATCTCAGCGGTCAGGCCAATCGGTTTACCGATGCACTCTGCCGCGATGCGATTCCTCTGGGACTGACGGCGCTCCGGCGATTGATGGCGGGCGAGGATCCGGCCGCGCGTGACGACATGGCCTGGGTCAGTCTGACCGGGGGGCTGGCCCTCGCCAATGCCCGGCTGGGTGCGGTGCATGGCCTTGCCGGGCCGCTTGGCGGCATGACCGACCTGCCCCATGGCGCCATCGCCGGCGCATTGCTGCCAGCGGCCCTGCGGGCCAATCGCGCCGCCACCCATGGTGCAACCGCCGCGCGGATCCGCGCGGTGGAGGGGTGGATCGCCGACGCCCTGGGTTGCGAGGCTGACACGGCCATTGATCACCTCGCGCAGTGGTCCCGTACGCAGGGGCTGCCCGGTCTGGGCTCGGCGGGGCTAGCGCGCAGTGATCTGCCAGCGATTGCCGCGGCCGCCGAGCGGTCCTCATCGATGAAGGGCAACCCGGTGGTGCTGCCCGCCGAAACCCTGGTGGCGATGATGGAGTCGGCCTGGTGA
- a CDS encoding TRAP transporter large permease: MIYELLPLAMFAVLLVFLLSGYPVAFALAGTGLLFTLIASDWLPGLGIALPWEPLFRVARLSILPQRVYGSIMDNYTLVAVPFFIFMGSMLERSGLAEDLLQTMGRLFGRLRGGLAVSVVLVGMLLAAATGVVGASVVTMGVLALPVMLKYGYDQRLATGTIAASGTLGQIIPPSIVLIILGDQMGVNVGDLFVGALIPGLLLGIAYVAWIALVAWRRPLAAPALPEGADDRGPAGPLWLAVLRCLVPPLALVGAVLGTIFVGLATPTEAGAMGAFGALLLALAYGKLSRGSLLSVSDTTVRLTAMVFTILVGATVFATVFSAMGGQWLVEDFLLALPGGETSFILFVMLTIFILGFFLDFIEITFIVVPLVTPIAESFGLSPLWFAVLIAMNLQASFLTPPFGFSLFYLRGVTPDAVPTRAIYAGILPYIGIQLLMLVLIVAFPGLVTWLPGLAG, encoded by the coding sequence ATGATTTACGAGCTTCTGCCCCTGGCCATGTTCGCCGTGCTGCTGGTGTTCCTGCTCAGCGGCTATCCGGTCGCCTTCGCCCTGGCGGGGACGGGGTTGCTGTTCACGCTCATCGCCAGCGACTGGCTGCCCGGTCTGGGCATCGCCCTGCCGTGGGAGCCGCTGTTCCGTGTCGCCCGGCTCAGCATCCTGCCGCAGCGGGTGTATGGCTCGATCATGGACAATTACACCCTGGTTGCCGTGCCGTTTTTCATCTTCATGGGCAGCATGCTCGAGCGCTCGGGCCTTGCCGAGGACCTGCTGCAGACCATGGGCCGGCTGTTCGGACGGCTGCGCGGCGGGCTGGCGGTCTCGGTGGTGCTGGTGGGCATGCTGCTTGCCGCCGCCACCGGTGTGGTGGGCGCCTCGGTGGTCACGATGGGCGTGCTGGCACTGCCGGTCATGCTCAAATACGGCTACGACCAGCGCCTCGCCACCGGCACCATCGCCGCCAGCGGCACGCTGGGCCAGATCATCCCACCGTCCATTGTCCTGATCATTCTCGGCGATCAGATGGGCGTGAACGTGGGGGACCTGTTTGTCGGTGCGCTGATCCCCGGCCTGTTACTGGGCATCGCCTACGTGGCATGGATCGCGCTGGTTGCCTGGCGCCGGCCCCTGGCTGCTCCGGCGCTGCCGGAGGGTGCCGACGACCGCGGCCCGGCTGGCCCCCTGTGGCTGGCGGTGCTGCGCTGCCTGGTCCCACCGCTGGCGCTGGTGGGCGCGGTGCTGGGGACGATTTTCGTGGGCTTGGCCACCCCCACCGAAGCGGGCGCCATGGGGGCGTTCGGGGCGCTGCTGCTGGCGCTCGCCTATGGCAAACTCTCGCGCGGCAGTCTGCTGTCCGTGTCCGACACCACGGTCCGGCTGACCGCGATGGTGTTCACCATTCTGGTGGGCGCCACGGTATTCGCCACCGTGTTCAGTGCCATGGGCGGTCAATGGCTGGTGGAAGACTTTCTGCTGGCGCTGCCCGGTGGCGAGACGAGCTTCATCCTGTTCGTCATGCTGACGATCTTCATCCTCGGGTTCTTTCTCGACTTCATCGAGATCACGTTCATCGTGGTCCCGCTGGTGACGCCGATCGCCGAGAGCTTCGGGCTGAGTCCCCTGTGGTTTGCGGTGCTGATCGCGATGAACCTGCAGGCCTCGTTCCTGACGCCGCCGTTCGGGTTCTCACTGTTCTATCTGCGCGGTGTCACGCCCGATGCGGTGCCCACCCGCGCCATTTACGCCGGGATCCTGCCCTACATCGGGATACAGCTGCTGATGCTTGTGCTGATCGTGGCCTTCCCTGGCCTGGTCACCTGGCTGCCGGGACTCGCCGGCTGA
- a CDS encoding amino acid ABC transporter substrate-binding protein: protein MNKTIISMGLAATGLLAFAGTTQAATLQDVQDAGELRCGVSNGLPGFSQPDSSGNWAGIDVDTCRAVAAAVLGDADAVEFIPLTAAERFTALQSGEIDVLSRNTTWTTTRDASLGLNFTGTNYYDGQGFLIKTALGVDSAYDLDGAAVCTQAGTTTELNLADFFRANDMEYEAVVFDTSEASAQGFDNNRCDVLTSDTSQLAALKTQLTDPDSAEILPEIISKEPLGPVVRQGDDEWFNVVKWVLFGQINAEEYGITSENVEEMESSDNPSVQRIVGTSGNMGEILGLDDDFMVDVISQVGNYGEMFERNVGPDTPLGLNRGNNALWTDGGILYAPPFR from the coding sequence ATGAATAAGACAATCATCTCAATGGGCCTTGCCGCGACCGGGCTGCTGGCGTTTGCCGGCACCACACAGGCGGCCACCCTTCAGGACGTGCAGGATGCAGGGGAACTGCGCTGCGGCGTCAGCAACGGGCTGCCCGGGTTTTCACAACCCGACAGCAGCGGCAACTGGGCGGGCATCGATGTGGACACTTGCCGGGCCGTCGCGGCCGCGGTACTCGGTGACGCCGATGCCGTGGAATTCATCCCCCTGACCGCCGCGGAGCGTTTCACCGCCCTGCAGTCGGGCGAGATCGATGTGCTGTCGCGCAACACCACGTGGACGACCACCCGTGATGCGTCGCTGGGCCTGAACTTCACCGGCACCAACTACTACGACGGGCAGGGCTTTCTCATCAAGACCGCGCTCGGCGTCGACAGCGCCTACGACCTCGACGGGGCCGCGGTCTGCACCCAGGCCGGCACCACCACCGAGCTCAACCTGGCCGACTTTTTCCGGGCCAACGACATGGAGTACGAAGCGGTGGTGTTCGACACCTCCGAGGCGAGTGCCCAGGGCTTTGACAACAACCGCTGTGACGTCCTGACCTCGGACACCTCGCAGCTCGCGGCGCTGAAGACCCAGCTGACGGATCCGGATTCCGCCGAGATCCTGCCGGAGATCATCTCCAAGGAACCGCTGGGCCCCGTGGTCCGGCAGGGCGATGACGAATGGTTCAACGTCGTCAAATGGGTGCTGTTCGGGCAGATCAATGCCGAAGAGTACGGCATCACCTCGGAGAACGTCGAAGAGATGGAGTCCTCGGACAACCCGAGCGTGCAGCGTATCGTCGGCACCTCCGGCAACATGGGCGAGATCCTTGGCCTCGACGACGACTTCATGGTCGATGTGATCAGCCAGGTCGGGAACTACGGCGAGATGTTCGAGCGTAACGTGGGCCCGGACACGCCGCTTGGCCTCAACCGGGGCAATAATGCCCTGTGGACCGACGGTGGCATCCTCTACGCACCGCCGTTCCGGTAA
- a CDS encoding TRAP transporter substrate-binding protein: MDRRGFIKGAGTGLVAAGSINAPAVIAQPRRFRLNMLTSWPASLDNLYGTAEYFAERIEALTDGDVRVRTSPGGAEVGPVEVYDAVSSGAFEACHTAPYYFIGKNPAHGFFTSLPFGMTLEQQNAWMTAGDGQALWDELNAQDNLIAFPGGNTSAQCGGWFNVRINSPADLQGLRMRFPGHGGRAMAKAGVNIQQLPGGEVFTAMERGALDAAEWVGPYDDQILGMQDVAQYYYLPSWAEPSAMLGFYFNLDVWSGFPADIQAQIRACCAEANNWMAAQYLAKNPVALESLKSQGVEVLDFPDSVLAAFRNGAAAVHEEDMDNEDYARIYPNWSAFRDRLRGWDQVNSYRYREFIYRDAD, encoded by the coding sequence ATGGATCGTCGAGGGTTCATCAAGGGCGCCGGCACCGGGCTGGTGGCCGCCGGCAGCATCAACGCGCCGGCAGTGATCGCGCAGCCGCGGCGCTTTCGGCTGAATATGCTGACGTCATGGCCGGCTTCGCTGGACAACCTCTACGGCACGGCCGAGTACTTTGCCGAACGCATCGAGGCCCTCACCGATGGGGACGTCCGGGTCCGCACCTCGCCGGGCGGCGCCGAGGTCGGACCGGTGGAGGTCTACGATGCCGTGTCCAGCGGCGCCTTCGAGGCCTGCCACACCGCGCCCTACTACTTCATCGGCAAGAATCCGGCGCACGGCTTTTTCACCTCGCTGCCCTTCGGCATGACCCTGGAGCAGCAGAATGCCTGGATGACCGCGGGCGACGGCCAGGCGCTCTGGGACGAGCTCAACGCCCAGGACAATCTGATCGCCTTTCCGGGCGGCAACACCAGTGCCCAGTGCGGTGGCTGGTTCAATGTCCGGATCAACTCGCCGGCCGACCTCCAGGGGCTGCGCATGCGCTTCCCGGGGCACGGCGGGCGTGCCATGGCCAAGGCCGGCGTGAACATCCAGCAGCTTCCCGGCGGCGAGGTATTCACCGCGATGGAGCGTGGCGCGCTGGACGCCGCCGAATGGGTCGGCCCCTACGACGACCAGATCCTGGGCATGCAGGACGTCGCCCAGTACTACTACCTGCCGAGCTGGGCCGAGCCCAGTGCCATGCTGGGCTTTTACTTCAACCTCGACGTCTGGAGCGGGTTCCCGGCCGATATCCAGGCGCAGATCCGTGCCTGCTGCGCCGAGGCGAACAACTGGATGGCGGCTCAGTACCTGGCCAAGAATCCGGTCGCACTCGAGTCCCTGAAATCGCAGGGGGTCGAGGTCCTCGACTTTCCCGACAGCGTCCTGGCCGCTTTCCGCAATGGCGCCGCGGCCGTGCACGAAGAGGACATGGACAACGAGGACTACGCCCGCATCTACCCCAACTGGTCGGCCTTCCGCGACCGGCTGCGCGGCTGGGATCAGGTGAACAGCTACCGGTACCGCGAATTCATCTACCGCGACGCCGACTGA
- a CDS encoding MBL fold metallo-hydrolase — protein sequence MSRDTTSTAAATEIAPGLIRIDTGYLRPAHTACYLVIDQGRAALVDTGVVHSVPVILEALAASGLDRSAVDWVIPTHVHLDHAGGAGPLMQALPEARLGVHPSGVDHLVDPGRLEAGVRALYGDAFFDREYAPLVPVDPTRIVALEDGAMVATGARQLQVIHTPGHAWHHLSLLDADRSVFIAGDAFGAGYPGYAEGAAPFLVPVVPPPQFDPDAYRQTLERIRDIDPRYVAPAHFPLIEAPRAAADRLQTLLDAAVDWTLECDSLDDLQRRLVSGWAEALPAGADRAAFERDFGLDLWLTAEGLWHWRRKKARRASG from the coding sequence ATGTCGCGGGATACAACGTCAACCGCCGCCGCCACGGAGATCGCGCCGGGCCTGATACGGATCGACACCGGCTATCTGCGGCCGGCGCATACGGCCTGCTACCTGGTCATCGACCAGGGCCGGGCAGCCCTCGTCGACACCGGCGTCGTCCACAGCGTCCCGGTCATCCTCGAAGCGCTTGCCGCGTCCGGACTCGACCGCTCGGCGGTGGACTGGGTCATCCCCACCCATGTGCATCTGGACCACGCGGGGGGCGCCGGCCCGCTCATGCAGGCCCTGCCGGAAGCGCGGCTCGGGGTGCATCCCTCGGGCGTAGACCATCTGGTGGATCCCGGGCGGCTCGAGGCGGGCGTCCGGGCGCTCTACGGCGACGCCTTCTTTGATCGTGAATATGCACCGCTCGTCCCGGTGGACCCGACGCGCATCGTGGCGCTGGAGGACGGCGCCATGGTGGCGACGGGCGCAAGGCAGCTCCAGGTCATCCACACGCCGGGGCATGCCTGGCATCACCTGAGTCTGCTGGACGCTGACCGGTCCGTATTCATCGCCGGCGACGCCTTCGGCGCGGGTTATCCCGGCTATGCCGAGGGCGCCGCGCCGTTTCTGGTGCCCGTCGTGCCACCCCCCCAGTTCGACCCTGACGCCTATCGCCAGACCCTCGAGCGCATCCGTGACATCGATCCGCGCTACGTGGCACCGGCCCATTTCCCTTTGATCGAGGCACCGCGCGCCGCCGCGGACCGGCTCCAGACCCTGCTGGATGCGGCCGTTGACTGGACGCTTGAGTGCGACTCCCTGGACGATCTTCAGCGGCGCCTCGTCAGCGGCTGGGCCGAGGCATTGCCGGCCGGCGCGGATCGGGCCGCCTTTGAGCGTGATTTTGGCCTGGATCTGTGGCTGACCGCGGAAGGCCTCTGGCACTGGCGCCGGAAAAAGGCGCGCCGCGCTTCGGGCTAG
- a CDS encoding amino acid ABC transporter permease: protein MAPHQPLPNQPPPVTQRGVIRWLRANLFSSWINGLVTLVVGYYLLSTLIPLIDWAFIGAVFTGDGVDACRPGKACWIFVEERFGFFMYGFYPEALRWRPTLAFVLFALAVVPPFLPLPARLRRGVAIFGLTGLPVGGYILIAGGVFGLESVDTSQWGGLMLTLILAYVGIIAALPIGVALALGRRSEMPVIRGICVIFIEFWRAVPLITILFMASVMLPLFLPDGVTFDKLLRALIGITLFQAAYMAEVVRGGLQAIPKGQYEAAEALGLGYWRRMRLIILPQALKIVVPGIANTVISLFKDTTLVLIIGLFDLLGAVKSTLSDPAWNNVMAEGYLFVAFCFWVFCFGMSRYSHRVEKQLDTDHRQ from the coding sequence ATGGCCCCGCATCAGCCCCTGCCCAATCAGCCCCCTCCGGTGACGCAGCGTGGCGTCATCCGCTGGCTGCGCGCCAACCTTTTCTCGAGCTGGATCAATGGTCTGGTCACTCTGGTGGTGGGCTACTACCTGCTGAGCACGCTCATTCCGCTGATCGACTGGGCGTTCATCGGCGCGGTCTTTACCGGCGATGGCGTCGACGCCTGTCGGCCCGGCAAGGCCTGCTGGATATTCGTCGAGGAGCGCTTCGGCTTTTTCATGTATGGCTTCTATCCCGAGGCCCTGCGCTGGCGGCCCACCCTGGCGTTCGTGCTGTTCGCCCTCGCCGTTGTCCCGCCGTTTCTGCCACTGCCAGCCAGGCTGCGGCGCGGCGTCGCCATTTTCGGTCTCACCGGGTTACCGGTGGGTGGGTATATCCTGATCGCCGGCGGTGTGTTCGGCCTCGAGTCGGTGGATACCTCCCAGTGGGGCGGGCTGATGCTCACCCTGATACTGGCCTATGTGGGCATCATCGCCGCCCTGCCCATCGGCGTCGCCCTGGCGCTGGGGCGACGCTCCGAAATGCCGGTCATCCGCGGCATCTGCGTGATATTCATCGAATTCTGGCGGGCGGTGCCGCTGATCACCATCCTTTTCATGGCCTCGGTCATGCTGCCGCTGTTCCTGCCGGATGGGGTGACCTTCGACAAACTGCTGCGGGCACTGATCGGCATCACACTGTTCCAGGCCGCGTATATGGCCGAGGTGGTGCGCGGTGGACTCCAGGCAATCCCGAAGGGACAGTATGAGGCGGCCGAGGCGCTGGGGCTGGGATACTGGCGCCGCATGCGGCTGATCATCCTGCCGCAGGCACTGAAGATCGTCGTCCCCGGGATCGCCAATACCGTGATCTCGCTGTTCAAGGACACCACGCTCGTATTGATCATCGGTCTGTTTGACCTGCTCGGTGCGGTCAAGTCAACGCTCAGCGACCCGGCCTGGAACAACGTCATGGCCGAAGGATATCTATTCGTCGCCTTCTGTTTCTGGGTATTCTGCTTTGGGATGTCGCGGTACAGCCACCGCGTTGAAAAGCAGCTCGATACCGACCATCGGCAGTAG
- a CDS encoding biotin transporter BioY has protein sequence MTTYTPTRVSDWANGNRIRQALCVLVGTGLLALSARVEIPFWPVPFSMQTFVVLALGMVYGPVLGAATVLTYLAQGLMGLPVFVGGGGPAYLAGPTGGYLLGMVAAAWVAGWLAFHGWARHPLTAIAAAGIGNLPVYLLGLPWLAVWVGSAEQAVVAGLVPFIPGAILKVIGAGLVAWGMMRIARR, from the coding sequence ATGACGACCTACACACCCACCCGGGTATCCGACTGGGCCAATGGCAACCGCATCCGGCAGGCGCTCTGCGTGCTGGTGGGCACGGGATTACTGGCGCTTTCCGCGCGGGTCGAGATCCCGTTCTGGCCGGTGCCGTTCAGCATGCAGACCTTTGTGGTGCTGGCCCTCGGCATGGTCTATGGCCCCGTACTGGGGGCGGCGACGGTGCTGACCTATCTGGCCCAGGGGCTGATGGGGCTGCCGGTGTTTGTCGGCGGCGGTGGGCCGGCCTATCTGGCGGGTCCCACGGGGGGTTATCTGCTGGGCATGGTGGCGGCGGCATGGGTCGCTGGCTGGCTGGCGTTTCACGGCTGGGCCCGGCATCCGCTGACCGCGATTGCCGCGGCGGGCATCGGTAACCTGCCGGTCTATCTGCTGGGACTGCCGTGGCTTGCGGTGTGGGTCGGCAGTGCCGAGCAGGCGGTGGTTGCCGGCCTTGTGCCGTTCATCCCCGGTGCGATTCTCAAGGTCATCGGCGCCGGTCTCGTCGCCTGGGGCATGATGCGGATCGCGCGGCGCTAG